In Streptomyces sp. NBC_01707, a genomic segment contains:
- a CDS encoding ParB/Srx family N-terminal domain-containing protein, with protein sequence MTATTRSTRLKPRLVRRDPRLLTRLPVNARYMTKEEYDRLVENVRADGCLTSVPLVYGAGEYEEGRELVLSGNHRTDAAVDAGLDEIDVMLIDDPQEKDQLIARQISHNSIAGKDDPATLKQLYDEIEDVDWRAYSGLDDDQLQLLAEVSPEGLSEANLDFATVSLVFLPLELEAAREAFDQARLGQNASWLAARADYEQTLDTLASTHAAHKVGNVATALHAILTIVENHLTDLQAGYQSPDGTPLHSGTVGLETVLGARSLPAPAAVTINKAISAAEGRGEIEQGQGWRLLERLAEEYLSGENYVSSSADGHP encoded by the coding sequence ATGACCGCCACAACCCGCAGCACCCGCCTCAAGCCGCGCCTGGTCCGCCGCGACCCGCGGCTCCTCACCCGCCTCCCCGTCAACGCCCGCTACATGACGAAGGAGGAGTACGACCGCCTCGTCGAGAACGTCCGCGCAGACGGCTGCCTCACCAGCGTCCCCCTCGTCTACGGGGCCGGCGAGTACGAGGAAGGCCGCGAGCTCGTCCTCTCCGGGAACCACCGCACCGACGCGGCCGTGGACGCCGGTCTCGACGAGATCGACGTGATGCTGATCGACGATCCGCAGGAGAAAGACCAGCTGATCGCCCGGCAGATCTCGCACAACAGCATCGCGGGCAAGGATGACCCGGCGACGCTCAAGCAGCTGTACGACGAGATCGAAGACGTCGACTGGCGGGCCTACTCCGGCCTCGACGACGACCAGCTTCAGCTCCTCGCCGAAGTCAGCCCCGAAGGCCTGTCGGAAGCCAACCTCGACTTCGCGACCGTGAGCCTCGTGTTCCTGCCCCTGGAGCTCGAAGCGGCCCGCGAAGCCTTCGACCAGGCCCGCCTCGGGCAGAACGCCTCATGGCTCGCCGCACGCGCCGACTACGAACAGACCCTCGACACCCTCGCCTCCACGCACGCAGCCCACAAGGTCGGCAACGTCGCGACCGCGCTCCACGCCATCCTCACCATCGTCGAGAACCACCTCACCGACCTCCAGGCCGGCTACCAGTCCCCAGATGGCACGCCCCTGCACTCCGGCACCGTCGGGCTTGAGACCGTCCTCGGCGCCCGCTCACTCCCAGCACCAGCAGCCGTCACGATCAACAAAGCCATCTCCGCAGCAGAGGGGCGTGGGGAGATCGAGCAGGGGCAGGGATGGCGTCTCCTTGAGCGCTTGGCAGAGGAGTATCTGTCCGGCGAGAACTACGTCAGCAGCAGCGCGGACGGTCACCCGTGA
- a CDS encoding magnesium chelatase domain-containing protein: MSTETTTETREFIIVGQDQGGSYLLWDVAPAPADATKRAMALEEIEIDAHDAFGSVHLEHATSARAAVDQLLSALREQSGLDDYPLSPASQLESYQADPEPQPATEPEPYGKAHALSATRDAGYQVNASSVPGTATFIVDGLPVRSTTSTRDRVRAGVINSGLDWPMSNVLVKIAPIGTDGDDATSVGTSGLDLAIACTVLAAAGQLPSDCLAGVAMVGELGLDGGVRVPFGLPGTVRAIADGGTTTVLVPNDAVDDAATAGVRAIGVGSLDEALAVLAGHWHHPQGCAHCESGPVAPHQPCTPAGLCPACSASA; this comes from the coding sequence GTGAGCACCGAAACGACCACCGAGACCCGCGAGTTCATCATCGTCGGCCAGGACCAAGGCGGCAGCTACCTTCTGTGGGACGTCGCCCCGGCCCCGGCCGACGCCACGAAGCGCGCGATGGCGCTCGAGGAAATCGAGATCGACGCGCACGACGCGTTCGGCTCGGTCCACCTGGAACACGCCACCAGCGCCCGCGCGGCCGTCGACCAGCTGCTCTCGGCCCTGCGCGAGCAGTCCGGCCTCGACGACTACCCGTTGAGCCCGGCCAGTCAGTTGGAGAGCTACCAGGCGGACCCCGAGCCCCAGCCGGCCACCGAGCCCGAGCCGTACGGCAAGGCGCACGCACTGTCGGCGACCCGGGACGCCGGATACCAGGTCAACGCCAGCAGCGTCCCCGGCACCGCGACGTTCATCGTGGACGGTCTGCCGGTCAGGAGCACCACCTCGACCCGCGACCGCGTACGCGCCGGAGTCATCAACAGCGGCCTGGACTGGCCGATGTCCAACGTGCTCGTGAAGATCGCCCCGATCGGGACCGATGGCGACGACGCCACCAGTGTTGGGACCAGCGGCCTGGACCTCGCCATCGCCTGCACCGTCCTCGCCGCAGCCGGACAGCTCCCCAGTGACTGCCTGGCCGGAGTCGCGATGGTCGGCGAACTCGGCCTCGACGGTGGGGTGCGCGTTCCGTTCGGCCTGCCCGGCACGGTCCGCGCGATCGCTGATGGTGGCACGACGACCGTCCTCGTCCCCAACGACGCCGTGGACGACGCGGCCACCGCGGGCGTCCGGGCCATCGGGGTCGGCTCGCTCGACGAGGCCCTGGCCGTGCTCGCCGGTCACTGGCACCACCCCCAGGGCTGCGCCCACTGCGAGTCCGGCCCGGTGGCTCCCCACCAGCCGTGCACCCCGGCCGGCTTGTGCCCGGCCTGCTCCGCCTCGGCCTGA
- a CDS encoding PP2C family protein-serine/threonine phosphatase, translating into MTEGGRDRSKSGVDRSEGFGERLLGVLLDRAHEMPPQLIAPLVAEEVARVGGRDLSILLQDYEQMLLVPLPGRRLTVGDPQPVEDSPAGEAFLSRKAVEVPQDGSVRMYLPLLDGSDQIGAMAVTLDSADDDDRRLLRRLAGLIADMIVTKDAYTDLFFQARRRAPMSVAAEIQWSLLPPLSMTVPQVEVAGILEPAYDVAGDSFDYALNGDILHVAMIDAMGHGLDAATMATVAIGAYRHTRRANTGLSQMYACMDKAIDEQFGPDHFVTAQMMCLNIATGRLQWVNAGHPAPLLIRDRAVVDRLESPTTLPVGFGGEQPVVSDRILEPGDRLLCFTDGLFEEHQPGGEQFGEEQLIECTNRILRDHTAVRPVVRALSHCLKQERGNVTSDDATIFLIEWRGGDADHLATFD; encoded by the coding sequence ATGACCGAAGGCGGGCGGGACCGGAGCAAGTCTGGGGTGGACCGGTCGGAGGGGTTTGGTGAGCGGTTGCTGGGTGTGCTGCTGGACCGCGCTCACGAGATGCCGCCGCAGTTGATCGCCCCGCTCGTTGCGGAAGAGGTGGCCAGGGTCGGTGGCCGGGACCTGTCGATCCTCTTGCAGGACTACGAACAAATGCTGCTGGTACCGCTGCCGGGCCGTCGGCTGACGGTCGGTGACCCCCAACCTGTCGAGGACTCCCCCGCCGGCGAGGCGTTCCTGAGCCGCAAAGCGGTGGAGGTCCCGCAGGACGGCAGCGTGCGGATGTATCTGCCGCTGCTGGACGGCAGCGACCAGATCGGCGCGATGGCCGTCACCCTGGACAGCGCCGATGACGACGACCGGCGGTTGCTGCGCAGACTCGCCGGTCTGATCGCAGACATGATCGTCACCAAGGACGCCTACACCGACCTGTTCTTCCAAGCCCGACGCCGCGCCCCGATGAGCGTGGCCGCGGAGATCCAGTGGTCATTGCTGCCCCCGCTGTCGATGACCGTTCCACAGGTTGAGGTGGCCGGAATCCTCGAGCCCGCGTACGACGTGGCCGGCGACAGTTTCGACTACGCCCTCAACGGCGACATCCTTCATGTGGCCATGATCGACGCGATGGGCCACGGCCTGGACGCGGCGACCATGGCCACGGTGGCCATCGGCGCCTATCGCCACACGCGACGGGCCAACACCGGTCTGTCCCAGATGTACGCGTGCATGGACAAGGCCATCGACGAGCAGTTCGGCCCCGACCACTTCGTCACCGCGCAGATGATGTGTCTGAACATCGCCACGGGCCGGCTGCAGTGGGTCAACGCCGGCCACCCGGCACCGCTGCTCATCCGTGACCGTGCCGTGGTGGACCGGCTGGAGAGCCCCACCACATTGCCGGTCGGCTTCGGCGGTGAGCAGCCGGTAGTGAGCGATCGGATCCTGGAACCCGGGGACCGGTTGCTGTGCTTCACCGACGGCCTGTTCGAGGAGCACCAGCCCGGCGGGGAACAGTTCGGTGAGGAACAACTCATCGAGTGCACCAACCGGATCCTCCGTGACCACACCGCGGTGCGGCCGGTGGTGCGCGCACTCTCCCACTGCCTGAAACAGGAACGCGGCAACGTCACCAGCGACGACGCGACCATCTTCCTCATCGAGTGGCGGGGCGGCGACGCCGATCATCTCGCCACGTTCGATTGA
- a CDS encoding RHS repeat-associated core domain-containing protein produces the protein MRRWLGRGALVISLSLLPQVVVPSAYDFAAQAQSLSARKQLEDRPDAKIDKVGVLKPSTSKAPKDKAAPASRETRERLKKAAWPKAGKATAEVEATGKAPVTVGGLAVELAQEPAAPAPKLAKSKTKANATGPADEVALSVHSQSAAKKAGVNGVLLTVDPAETASGDSARDTDKLRISLDYSTFNDVYGGNFGPRLHLVALPACALTTPEKKSCRTQTPVADADNDAESQTLTGTVSARTLAAGAPVLLAAAADSSGGGGDYASTPLSPTATWEAGGSTGDFTWNYPLRVPPATAGPSPNLSISYNSASVDGRTAGENNQTSVVGEGFSITESYIERKYGSCKDDGQSGKGDLCWKYANATLVLNGKAVELVNTCADKAACDTAALSQASGGSWKLKNEDGTRVEHLTGATGNGDDNTEYWKVTDASGTQYFFGKHRMPGWSDKGTTATTDDDPVTNSVWTVPVFGDDSGEPCYKSTGFADSSCNQAWRWNLDYVVDTHDNASTYWYSKETNYYSKNADTTVNGTGYTRGGYLDRIDYGLRSEWIYSKPAAQQVSFTYAERCVTSGGCASLTATTKANWPDVPFDMICASGTKCTTQIGPAFFTRKRLTDITTSVWTGIGTTRRDVDTWHLDQDFPDTGDASSASLWLKSIQNTGKANTTAAAMPPVVFGGIQLSNHVEGSGPDTLRYIKWRVRTIKSETGSTLTVNYSDPDCIWGTSMPADIDKNTRRCFPVKWSQSGATPVIDWFHKYVVTSVFQDDPYGHGDTGEKYYDYQGGAGWAYSDDEGLTKTSNRTWSQWRGYGKVVETSGDSEGPRSKKLMLYMRGLNGEKELDGSARVEKVTDSTGTAIDDSRQYTGFVRETIAYNGTEEVSGTINNPWSHKTGSHTYSWGTTDSWIVQADETTTRAKTSTGTRTVKQKTTYDTTYGMPITVEDTGDIAITGDESCVRTTYARNTSAWLVNAVSRTETYSVSCATTPVIPDDVVSDITTAYDGQAVGGAPTKGELTASYRVASYGELDKKPVYQQVSSSTYDKLGRPLTATNAVNSTVRTTYVPDDTGYGPLTSKTTTDPKLYTSTTEVDPAWGTATKSTDANLNLTEWSFDALGRLRSVWKPDRSHALGDAASIVYAYSINNDKETWVRTDALKADGQTYNSSYEIFDGLLRSRQTQVPSPNGGRVISETLYDDRGLAYITNAQVHDNNAPSGTLANTYPGSVPASTETVFDAAGRATESIFRVYDQERWLTKTDEQADRTTFTAAEGGTGAVTIVDARGRITERREYGGPVPTGSDYTRTLYEYTPGGQLKKMTGPDGAVWTYGYDLRGRTTTSTDPDKGRIDTTYNDADQPLTVATTLNGVSRTLITDYDELGRNIGTWDGVKDNAHQLTKFTYDSLAKGKPTASIRYVGGTTGKIYSQVVTGYDALGRPKGTKTVIAATDSLVAVAGAPQTFTTTAVYNIDGTVQSTSLPAVGGLPAETVENSYNGLGMLTGTDGMTDYVQNIGYSPYGEIEETRLGTSTGAKQLQIFNRYEDGTRRLANTHTVDQTNTGNTSDSDYVYDTSGNVKSIADNANGKDTQCFLYDGYRRLTEAWTPSSNNCDTARSASALGGPAPYWTSWNYKPGGLRDTQTEHKATGDTKTDYGYPAVNANGTGQPHTLTSFTVNGGTAKTYTYDDQGNTTKRYGPTGTAQSLIWDIEGELTRLTEGTKTTDYLYDANGELLIRRGPVKTVLYLGSQELHYDTAAKKFTAQRHYPAGDATAVRTETGLSWMVDDHHGTASMTVDATTQAITRRYTKPFGESRGAAPSTWPDDKGFLGKPADADTGLTHIGAREYDPATGRFLSVDPVLAPDDHESLNGYAYANNTPVTKSDPTGLRPDGACGGASSSCNGGTETWTKSNDGWDWSYTKTYTQKFQYTKSDGTVGSGTMATTVTKTVGATTAKIVFKKGPDPKPKRSDGQCHSCWAMGTNPQYNPAAHDLPDTGKLSTLQKVLLGVVTVVGLAVAVAPVAAVFAEGCLATLPVCAAEIAETLNGGASGGSALVGSAAAAGGGRVIAAGTNLAKSRGTLTAAQRLLASIGEEGKTAGVLEIDGTLYPLVSGKSSLPNYAASGHVEGQAALIMRGLGAKSGRLLIDNPSGICGYCKSQVATLLPENAVLEVGTPAGTVIPSSRWSASRTFTGNDRAPKPWPR, from the coding sequence ATACGCCGCTGGCTCGGCCGTGGCGCGCTCGTCATCTCCCTCTCCCTCCTGCCCCAAGTCGTGGTCCCCTCGGCCTATGACTTCGCCGCCCAGGCCCAGTCCCTTTCAGCCCGCAAGCAGCTGGAGGACCGGCCCGACGCGAAAATCGACAAGGTGGGCGTGCTCAAGCCCAGCACGTCCAAGGCCCCGAAGGACAAGGCCGCCCCCGCCTCCCGCGAGACCCGTGAGCGGCTGAAGAAAGCCGCATGGCCGAAGGCCGGGAAGGCCACCGCCGAGGTCGAGGCGACCGGCAAGGCCCCGGTCACCGTCGGCGGGCTCGCCGTGGAGCTGGCCCAGGAACCCGCAGCCCCGGCACCCAAACTGGCGAAGAGTAAGACGAAGGCGAACGCCACCGGTCCGGCCGACGAGGTGGCGCTCAGCGTCCACTCCCAGTCGGCCGCGAAGAAGGCGGGCGTCAACGGCGTCCTGCTCACCGTCGACCCGGCGGAAACCGCATCCGGAGACTCCGCCCGCGACACCGACAAGCTCCGGATCTCCCTGGACTACTCCACCTTCAACGACGTCTACGGCGGCAACTTCGGCCCCCGCCTGCACCTGGTGGCACTTCCGGCGTGTGCGCTGACCACCCCGGAGAAGAAGTCCTGCCGCACCCAGACCCCGGTGGCGGACGCGGACAACGACGCAGAGTCCCAGACCCTGACGGGCACTGTCTCCGCCCGCACCCTCGCAGCCGGCGCCCCGGTGCTGCTGGCAGCGGCGGCGGACAGTTCGGGCGGCGGAGGCGACTACGCCTCCACCCCGCTGTCCCCGACCGCGACCTGGGAGGCCGGTGGCAGTACGGGTGACTTCACCTGGAACTACCCGCTGCGGGTTCCCCCGGCAACGGCCGGCCCGTCCCCGAACCTGTCCATCTCCTACAATTCGGCCTCGGTGGACGGCCGCACGGCCGGGGAGAATAATCAGACCTCGGTGGTCGGCGAGGGCTTCTCGATCACCGAGTCCTACATTGAGCGCAAGTACGGATCCTGCAAGGACGACGGCCAGTCCGGCAAGGGCGACTTGTGCTGGAAGTACGCCAACGCCACCCTGGTCCTCAACGGCAAGGCCGTCGAACTGGTCAACACCTGCGCCGACAAGGCGGCCTGCGACACCGCGGCCCTCTCGCAGGCGTCCGGCGGTTCGTGGAAGCTGAAGAACGAGGACGGCACCCGCGTCGAGCACCTGACTGGCGCCACCGGTAACGGCGACGACAACACCGAGTACTGGAAGGTCACGGACGCGTCCGGCACCCAGTACTTCTTCGGTAAGCACCGGATGCCCGGCTGGAGCGACAAGGGCACTACCGCCACTACCGACGACGACCCCGTCACCAACTCCGTGTGGACCGTGCCGGTCTTCGGCGACGACTCCGGAGAGCCCTGCTACAAGTCCACCGGATTCGCCGACTCCTCCTGCAACCAGGCATGGCGCTGGAACCTGGACTACGTCGTGGACACCCACGACAACGCCTCCACCTACTGGTACAGCAAGGAGACGAACTACTACTCCAAGAACGCCGACACCACTGTCAACGGCACCGGTTACACCCGCGGCGGCTACCTCGACCGCATCGACTACGGCCTGCGCAGCGAATGGATCTACTCCAAGCCCGCCGCGCAGCAGGTCAGTTTCACCTACGCCGAGCGCTGCGTCACCTCGGGTGGCTGCGCCAGTCTGACGGCGACCACCAAGGCCAACTGGCCTGACGTGCCGTTTGACATGATCTGCGCGTCGGGCACCAAGTGCACCACCCAGATCGGCCCGGCCTTCTTCACCCGCAAGCGCCTCACCGACATCACCACCTCGGTGTGGACCGGCATTGGCACTACCCGCCGGGACGTGGACACCTGGCACCTGGACCAAGACTTCCCCGACACTGGTGACGCCTCCTCGGCGAGCCTGTGGCTGAAGTCCATCCAGAACACCGGTAAGGCCAACACCACTGCGGCCGCCATGCCGCCGGTCGTCTTCGGCGGCATTCAGCTGTCCAACCACGTCGAGGGCAGCGGTCCGGACACCCTGCGCTACATCAAGTGGCGCGTGCGCACCATTAAGTCCGAGACCGGCTCCACCCTCACCGTCAACTACTCTGACCCCGACTGCATCTGGGGCACCAGCATGCCGGCGGACATCGACAAGAACACCCGTCGCTGCTTCCCCGTCAAGTGGTCCCAGTCCGGGGCCACCCCGGTCATCGACTGGTTCCACAAGTACGTGGTCACCTCCGTCTTCCAGGACGACCCCTACGGCCACGGCGACACCGGTGAGAAGTACTACGACTACCAGGGCGGCGCCGGCTGGGCGTACTCCGACGACGAGGGCCTGACCAAGACCTCCAACCGCACTTGGTCGCAGTGGCGCGGCTACGGCAAGGTTGTGGAGACCTCCGGCGACTCCGAGGGCCCGCGCAGTAAGAAGCTGATGCTCTACATGCGCGGCCTGAACGGTGAGAAGGAACTCGACGGCAGCGCACGCGTGGAAAAGGTCACCGACTCCACCGGCACCGCGATCGACGACTCCCGCCAGTACACCGGGTTCGTCCGCGAGACCATCGCCTACAACGGCACCGAAGAAGTCAGCGGCACCATCAACAACCCCTGGTCGCACAAGACCGGCAGCCACACCTACAGCTGGGGCACCACCGACTCCTGGATCGTCCAGGCCGACGAGACCACCACCCGCGCCAAGACCTCCACCGGCACCCGCACGGTCAAGCAGAAGACCACGTACGACACCACGTACGGCATGCCGATCACCGTGGAGGACACCGGCGACATCGCTATAACCGGCGACGAGTCGTGCGTGCGGACCACCTACGCGCGCAACACCTCCGCCTGGCTGGTCAACGCGGTCTCGCGCACCGAGACATACTCGGTTTCCTGCGCAACCACCCCGGTGATCCCCGACGACGTCGTCTCCGACATCACCACGGCCTACGACGGCCAGGCGGTCGGGGGCGCGCCCACCAAGGGCGAACTCACCGCCTCCTACCGGGTCGCGAGCTACGGCGAGCTCGATAAGAAGCCCGTCTACCAGCAGGTCTCCAGCTCTACCTACGACAAGCTGGGCCGCCCGCTCACTGCGACCAACGCCGTCAACAGCACGGTCAGGACCACTTACGTCCCCGACGACACCGGCTACGGCCCGCTGACGTCCAAGACCACCACCGACCCCAAGCTCTACACCTCCACCACCGAGGTGGACCCGGCTTGGGGCACGGCCACCAAGTCCACCGACGCCAACCTCAATCTCACCGAGTGGTCCTTCGACGCGCTCGGCCGCCTGCGGTCGGTCTGGAAGCCGGACCGCTCCCACGCGCTCGGCGACGCCGCCAGCATCGTCTATGCGTACAGCATTAACAACGACAAGGAGACCTGGGTCCGCACCGACGCCCTCAAGGCCGACGGACAGACCTACAACAGCTCCTACGAGATCTTCGACGGCCTTCTACGGTCCCGCCAGACGCAGGTCCCCTCGCCGAACGGCGGCCGGGTGATCTCCGAAACCCTCTACGACGACCGCGGCCTGGCCTACATCACCAACGCGCAGGTCCACGACAACAACGCGCCCTCGGGCACCCTGGCCAACACCTATCCCGGCTCCGTCCCCGCCTCCACCGAGACGGTCTTCGACGCCGCCGGCCGCGCCACCGAATCGATCTTCCGGGTCTATGACCAGGAGAGGTGGCTCACCAAGACCGACGAGCAGGCCGACCGCACCACCTTCACCGCCGCCGAGGGCGGCACCGGCGCCGTGACGATCGTCGACGCCCGAGGCCGGATCACCGAGCGCCGAGAGTATGGCGGCCCCGTCCCGACCGGCAGCGACTACACCCGCACCCTGTACGAGTACACCCCCGGCGGCCAGCTCAAGAAGATGACCGGTCCGGACGGGGCGGTCTGGACGTACGGCTACGACCTGCGCGGCCGCACGACCACCTCCACCGACCCCGACAAGGGCCGTATCGATACCACGTACAACGACGCCGACCAGCCACTGACCGTCGCCACGACCCTCAATGGCGTGTCCCGCACCCTGATCACCGACTACGACGAGCTCGGCCGCAATATCGGCACCTGGGACGGCGTGAAGGACAACGCCCACCAGCTGACCAAGTTCACCTACGATTCGCTGGCCAAGGGAAAGCCGACAGCCTCGATCCGCTACGTCGGCGGCACCACCGGAAAGATCTACTCCCAGGTCGTCACCGGGTACGACGCGCTCGGCCGCCCCAAGGGCACCAAGACCGTCATCGCCGCCACCGACTCCCTGGTCGCCGTCGCCGGTGCACCGCAGACGTTCACCACTACCGCCGTCTACAACATCGACGGCACCGTCCAGTCGACCTCGCTGCCTGCGGTGGGCGGACTTCCCGCCGAGACCGTGGAAAACAGTTACAACGGCCTCGGCATGCTCACCGGCACCGACGGCATGACTGACTACGTCCAGAACATCGGCTACTCACCGTACGGCGAGATCGAGGAGACCCGCCTGGGCACCTCCACCGGTGCCAAGCAGCTCCAGATATTCAACCGCTACGAGGACGGCACCCGCCGGCTGGCCAACACCCACACCGTCGACCAGACCAACACCGGCAACACCAGCGACTCCGACTACGTCTACGACACCTCTGGCAACGTCAAGTCGATCGCCGACAACGCCAACGGCAAGGACACCCAGTGCTTCCTCTACGACGGCTACCGCCGTCTGACAGAGGCCTGGACCCCGTCCTCCAACAACTGCGACACCGCCCGCTCGGCATCCGCCCTCGGCGGACCGGCCCCGTACTGGACGAGCTGGAACTACAAGCCCGGCGGCCTGCGCGACACCCAGACCGAACACAAGGCCACCGGTGACACCAAAACCGACTACGGCTACCCCGCCGTCAACGCCAACGGCACCGGCCAGCCCCACACCCTGACCTCCTTCACCGTCAACGGCGGCACCGCCAAGACCTACACCTACGACGATCAGGGCAACACCACCAAGCGCTACGGCCCCACCGGCACCGCGCAGAGCCTGATCTGGGACATCGAAGGAGAACTCACCCGCCTCACCGAAGGCACCAAGACCACCGACTACCTCTACGACGCCAACGGCGAACTTCTGATCCGCCGCGGCCCCGTCAAGACCGTTCTCTACCTGGGCAGTCAGGAACTCCACTACGACACGGCCGCCAAGAAGTTCACCGCCCAGCGCCACTACCCGGCCGGCGACGCCACCGCCGTCCGCACCGAGACCGGCCTGTCCTGGATGGTCGACGACCACCACGGCACCGCCTCGATGACGGTGGACGCCACCACCCAGGCCATAACCCGCCGCTACACCAAGCCCTTCGGCGAGAGCCGCGGAGCCGCACCGTCGACCTGGCCCGACGACAAGGGTTTCCTCGGCAAACCCGCCGACGCCGACACCGGACTCACCCACATAGGCGCCCGCGAGTACGACCCGGCCACCGGCCGCTTCCTCTCCGTCGACCCCGTCCTCGCGCCCGACGACCACGAGTCCCTCAACGGCTACGCCTACGCCAACAACACCCCCGTCACCAAGTCCGACCCCACCGGACTCCGCCCCGATGGCGCGTGCGGCGGTGCCTCGAGCTCCTGCAACGGTGGCACCGAGACCTGGACCAAGAGCAACGATGGTTGGGACTGGTCATACACGAAGACCTACACCCAGAAGTTTCAGTACACAAAGAGCGACGGCACCGTCGGAAGCGGCACCATGGCCACCACGGTCACCAAGACCGTCGGCGCGACCACAGCAAAGATCGTGTTCAAGAAGGGGCCCGACCCCAAGCCCAAGCGGAGTGACGGCCAATGCCACTCCTGCTGGGCCATGGGAACCAATCCCCAGTACAACCCGGCCGCCCACGACCTACCAGACACAGGGAAACTCTCAACCTTGCAGAAGGTTCTCCTGGGCGTCGTCACCGTCGTGGGGCTGGCTGTAGCCGTTGCGCCCGTTGCTGCAGTCTTCGCGGAGGGATGCCTGGCCACCCTCCCGGTGTGTGCTGCGGAGATCGCAGAAACGCTGAACGGCGGCGCGTCCGGCGGAAGCGCGCTAGTGGGGAGTGCAGCCGCTGCGGGTGGTGGCAGGGTGATCGCGGCCGGCACGAACCTTGCTAAGAGCCGCGGGACCCTCACTGCTGCGCAGCGGTTGCTCGCTTCCATCGGTGAGGAGGGTAAGACGGCCGGCGTTCTCGAGATCGACGGTACGCTTTACCCGTTGGTATCGGGGAAGTCGTCGTTGCCCAACTATGCGGCGAGCGGACACGTCGAAGGGCAAGCAGCTCTGATCATGCGAGGGCTCGGTGCAAAAAGCGGCAGGCTCCTGATTGACAACCCGAGCGGAATCTGTGGCTACTGTAAGTCGCAGGTAGCCACGCTGCTTCCCGAGAACGCGGTCCTGGAAGTCGGTACCCCGGCGGGAACGGTGATCCCCTCGTCGCGGTGGAGTGCAAGCAGGACATTTACTGGGAATGACCGGGCCCCCAAGCCGTGGCCTAGGTGA